From the genome of Globicephala melas chromosome 11, mGloMel1.2, whole genome shotgun sequence, one region includes:
- the TAF8 gene encoding transcription initiation factor TFIID subunit 8 isoform X1, whose translation MADAAATAGAGSSGTRSGSKQSTNPADNYHLARRRTLQVVVSSLLTEAGFESAEKASVETLTEMLQSYISEIGRSAKSYCEHTARTQPTLSDIVVTLVEMGFNVDTLPAYAKRSQRMVITAPPVTNQPVTPKALTAGQNRPHPPHIPSHFPEFPDPHTYIKTPTYREPVSDYQVLREKAASQRRDVERALTRFMAKTGETQSLFKDDVSTFPLIAARPFTIPYLTALLPSELEMQQMEETDSSEQDEQTDTENLPLHINTPHLAAWGILVPQPGIKHGPPTVETWSPHHRTARDVPYLFFKIKEITGCLYADENDLVKLMQERKKHFGMMIFGEGEGMGFSAQKEGLALLWTFQSQDRR comes from the exons AGATCAGGAAGTAAACAGTCCACTAACCCTGCTGATAACTACCATCTGGCCCGAAGGCGAACCCTGCAAGTGGTTGTGAGCTCCCTGCTGACAGAGGCAGGGTTTGAGAGTGCTGAGAAAGCATCTGTGGAAACATTGACAGAGATGCTGCAGAGCT ACATTTCAGAAATTGGGAGGAGTGCCAAGTCTTACTGTGAGCACACAGCCAGGACGCAGCCCACACTGTCAGATATTGTGGTCACACTTGTCGAGATGG GTTTCAATGTGGACACTCTCCCTGCTTATGCAAAACGGTCTCAGAGGATGGTCATCACTGCCC CTCCAGTGACCAATCAGCCGGTGACCCCCAAGGCCCTCACTGCAGGACAGAACCGGCCCCACCCGCCACACATCCCCAGCCATTTTCCCGAGTTCCCCGACCCCCACACCTACATCAAAACTCCG ACGTACCGTGAGCCTGTGTCGGACTACCAGGTCCTGCGGGAGAAGGCCGCGTCCCAGAGACGAGACGTGGAGCGGGCACTCACCCGTTTTATGGCCAAGACCGGCGAGACCCAGAGTCTTTTCAAAGATGACGTCAGCACGTTTCCCT TGATTGCTGCCAGGCCTTTCACCATCCCCTACCTGACCGCTCTTCTTCCGTCTGAGCTGGAGATGCAACAAATGGAGGAGACGGATTCCTCGGAGCAGGACgagcagacagacacagagaacctCCCTCTTCACATCAACACG CCGCACCTTgcagcttgggggatcttagttccccaaccaggcatcAAACATGGACCCCCCACGGTGGAAACGTGGAGTCCtcaccaccggactgccagggatgtcccttatttgttttttaaaataaaagaaataacaggatgTTTGTATGCTGATGAAAATGATCTGGTAAAGTTGatgcaggagagaaagaaacattttgGAATGATGATCTTTGGTGAGGGAGAGGGCATGGGATTTAGTGCCCAAAAGGAGGGGTTAGCCTTATTGTGGACATTTCAGAGCCAGGATAGGAGATAA
- the TAF8 gene encoding transcription initiation factor TFIID subunit 8 isoform X2, with amino-acid sequence MADAAATAGAGSSGTRSGSKQSTNPADNYHLARRRTLQVVVSSLLTEAGFESAEKASVETLTEMLQSYISEIGRSAKSYCEHTARTQPTLSDIVVTLVEMGFNVDTLPAYAKRSQRMVITAPPVTNQPVTPKALTAGQNRPHPPHIPSHFPEFPDPHTYIKTPTYREPVSDYQVLREKAASQRRDVERALTRFMAKTGETQSLFKDDVSTFPLIAARPFTIPYLTALLPSELEMQQMEETDSSEQDEQTDTENLPLHINTDDSGAEKENTSVLQQNPSLSGSRNGEENIIDNPYLRPVKKPKIRRKKSLS; translated from the exons AGATCAGGAAGTAAACAGTCCACTAACCCTGCTGATAACTACCATCTGGCCCGAAGGCGAACCCTGCAAGTGGTTGTGAGCTCCCTGCTGACAGAGGCAGGGTTTGAGAGTGCTGAGAAAGCATCTGTGGAAACATTGACAGAGATGCTGCAGAGCT ACATTTCAGAAATTGGGAGGAGTGCCAAGTCTTACTGTGAGCACACAGCCAGGACGCAGCCCACACTGTCAGATATTGTGGTCACACTTGTCGAGATGG GTTTCAATGTGGACACTCTCCCTGCTTATGCAAAACGGTCTCAGAGGATGGTCATCACTGCCC CTCCAGTGACCAATCAGCCGGTGACCCCCAAGGCCCTCACTGCAGGACAGAACCGGCCCCACCCGCCACACATCCCCAGCCATTTTCCCGAGTTCCCCGACCCCCACACCTACATCAAAACTCCG ACGTACCGTGAGCCTGTGTCGGACTACCAGGTCCTGCGGGAGAAGGCCGCGTCCCAGAGACGAGACGTGGAGCGGGCACTCACCCGTTTTATGGCCAAGACCGGCGAGACCCAGAGTCTTTTCAAAGATGACGTCAGCACGTTTCCCT TGATTGCTGCCAGGCCTTTCACCATCCCCTACCTGACCGCTCTTCTTCCGTCTGAGCTGGAGATGCAACAAATGGAGGAGACGGATTCCTCGGAGCAGGACgagcagacagacacagagaacctCCCTCTTCACATCAACACG GATGATTCTGGAGCCGAGAAGGAGAACACCTCTGTCCTGCAGCAGAACCCTTCCTTGTCGGGGAGCCGGAACGGGGAGGAGAACATCATCGATAACCCCTATCTGCGGCCTGTGAAGAAACCCAAGATCCGCAGGAAGAA GTCCCTCTCATGA